The sequence GCGCCGGACCTGCTCGAGGCGCCGTGGCCGGACTTCACGGCCGCGGCGGTACGGGCGGGGATGAAGGCGGTGCAGAGCTTTCCCATGCAGGTGCGCGGGACCCGGGTCGGGGCGATCAACTTCTACCAGGTCGAGCGCGGCAGCCTCAGCGCGTCCGAGGTCATGGCCGGACAGCTGCTGGCCGATGTCGCGACCGCCTATCTGGTCAACGCCCGGGAGCGCGACGAGCGGGCGAGGGTCAGCGAGCAGCTGAGAGTCGCGCTCGACAGCCGTGTGGTCATCGAGCAGGCCAAGGGAAAGGTGGCCGAGCAACTGGGCGTGGACGTGGGATCGGCGTTCCAGCTGCTGCGCAGCCACGCCCGCAACCACCGGGCCAAGCTGCGCACGGTCGCCGAAGACGTCGTGCAGGGCCGGCTGCGACTGGAGGACGGGTGACCGATCGACCGCCACCCGGCCGCCCCTCGACGATCGCCGACGGCGTACACTCTGGCCCCATGTCCAGGACAGATCACCAGCCGGCCGTCGGCGCACGCCCGGCGACGCGCGGGGCCGTCTCCC is a genomic window of Actinomycetota bacterium containing:
- a CDS encoding GAF and ANTAR domain-containing protein, whose amino-acid sequence is MIDNERLVQLLGDFARSLIDGYQVTDTLYRLCDRSLEILPVTGAGVMLADEEDKLRFVSASDETIREIERAQIELEEGPCLTAYRTGERVLAPDLLEAPWPDFTAAAVRAGMKAVQSFPMQVRGTRVGAINFYQVERGSLSASEVMAGQLLADVATAYLVNARERDERARVSEQLRVALDSRVVIEQAKGKVAEQLGVDVGSAFQLLRSHARNHRAKLRTVAEDVVQGRLRLEDG